A single genomic interval of bacterium harbors:
- a CDS encoding IS5 family transposase (programmed frameshift) — protein MVRRVITDSIWSQLEEILCKHGCHLWGNERNIMEAILWKLRTGGPWRDIPSEFCPWQTAFNRFNRWSKKGLWEGFFMLRKEVDKEWVFADGSYVRAHQHATGAQRGQERAIGRSAGGLTTKIHMCTDAHGNPLNFKITGGQVHDSKVANELIDLAEGAEYFIADKGYDADSIRIYGRTKGMQVIIPKRKNSTRPDPEFDAHLYKNRHLVENLFARLKHFRGIAMRFEKLARNFQSMLYIASMHIWLKLLCPTN, from the exons ATGGTACGTCGAGTTATTACAGACAGTATTTGGTCACAACTAGAAGAGATACTATGTAAACATGGATGCCACCTGTGGGGCAATGAGCGGAATATAATGGAAGCAATCCTTTGGAAATTGCGGACTGGAGGACCATGGAGGGATATTCCATCCGAATTTTGTCCGTGGCAAACAGCATTTAATCGATTTAATCGTTGGTCAAAAAAAGGGCTATGGGAAGGTTTTTTTATGCTACGAAAAGAAGTTGATAAAGAATGGGTATTCGCCGACGGAAGTTATGTTAGAGCTCACCAACATGCGACTGGAGCTCAGCGTGGTCAAGAGCGAGCAATTGGAAGATCCGCTGGTGGACTTACTACAAAGATTCATATGTGCACCGATGCGCATGGAAATCCGCTCAATTTTAAAATCACTGGGGGTCAAGTGCACGATTCAAAGGTTGCAAACGAATTAATCGACCTGGCCGAAGGAGCGGAATATTTTATCGCTGACAAAGGCTATGATGCTGATAGTATTCGTATCTATGGACGGACAAAAGGAATGCAAGTAATTATACCAAAAAGAA AAAACAGCACTAGACCAGATCCAGAATTTGATGCTCATTTGTATAAAAATCGACACTTAGTTGAAAATCTTTTTGCACGACTCAAGCATTTTCGTGGCATTGCTATGCGTTTTGAAAAACTTGCTAGAAACTTCCAATCTATGCTCTACATCGCATCTATGCACATATGGTTGAAGCTTTTATGCCCTACTAATTAA
- a CDS encoding DUF4804 domain-containing protein: MYFLRSFSLGLMLFFVCFGCATSRFLKSIFSTTQSTEQHDKRDFLGILQDGTSLQNCSSVNDALITKTASFVKKYPSIKLQKTNTLDYFIKNQSKTDVDQIQKDIGFFAQTATIFLSVKVKKLIALFLEHKKIHGNQQEKLYYKSMDENEFIKKLMLKKYFVYARLGGGLYVHTGKKLSVYPSGLNEKGFDINNNLTLDEVKIGALIGTISGTHFINDGNRMNNARFEKLQDRLSKGWVAAQVGACFEKENILEWQEVFITENQNTVEHGYGKQHKSGDAAHDFKKLWQEFYELKEPLPTFGEVKQFCTASPATKTIEEIKYIKLDAKGTLYCNLEVYKKRMEAVLIPFLKIADELGIHHEKDVCLYATGLGLGVWAQVPAPYSTLQNIETLPKAIQHEFRSYFKIEQNQVIDVLKYLCSYVQIKIYESYFAKYQASRIKKVYLSWFMNNHHNKDTVLQTIDTKPTHYKNDVSKKLTTWNKTEVFWTTLPPASPFFENEAMINVSNFAWDGATQVGNEYWIEALTASADPAAAAASHITTYQNPHVNEKLLENIVFFTTSD, encoded by the coding sequence ATGTATTTTCTAAGAAGTTTCTCTTTGGGGTTGATGCTGTTTTTTGTTTGTTTCGGTTGTGCTACTTCTCGATTTTTAAAATCTATTTTTTCCACTACTCAATCTACTGAACAGCATGATAAAAGGGACTTTTTAGGTATTTTACAGGATGGTACGAGCCTTCAAAACTGCTCTTCTGTAAATGATGCTTTGATAACTAAAACAGCAAGTTTTGTAAAAAAATATCCATCAATCAAACTACAAAAAACAAACACGCTCGACTATTTTATCAAGAATCAGTCAAAAACAGATGTAGATCAGATACAAAAAGATATCGGCTTTTTTGCTCAAACAGCGACGATATTTTTATCAGTAAAAGTAAAAAAGCTGATTGCACTTTTTCTTGAACATAAAAAGATACATGGCAATCAACAGGAAAAACTGTATTACAAGTCGATGGATGAAAATGAGTTTATTAAAAAACTGATGCTGAAAAAATACTTTGTTTACGCGCGACTCGGAGGCGGTCTATACGTGCATACTGGGAAAAAACTGTCGGTCTATCCTTCAGGTTTAAATGAAAAGGGGTTTGACATAAATAACAACTTGACTTTGGATGAAGTCAAAATTGGCGCATTAATTGGAACCATCAGTGGTACACATTTTATCAATGATGGCAATCGAATGAATAATGCACGGTTTGAAAAACTACAAGATCGTCTGAGCAAAGGATGGGTGGCTGCGCAAGTCGGTGCCTGTTTTGAAAAGGAAAACATACTCGAATGGCAGGAGGTTTTCATTACGGAAAATCAGAATACAGTTGAACATGGCTATGGAAAACAGCATAAAAGTGGGGACGCTGCTCATGACTTTAAAAAACTGTGGCAGGAGTTTTATGAACTGAAAGAACCGTTGCCAACTTTTGGCGAAGTCAAGCAGTTTTGCACCGCTTCGCCAGCAACTAAAACTATTGAAGAAATAAAATATATTAAGCTTGATGCAAAGGGTACGTTATATTGTAACCTTGAGGTTTACAAAAAACGAATGGAAGCGGTGTTAATTCCATTCTTAAAAATAGCTGACGAACTTGGCATCCATCATGAAAAAGATGTATGTTTGTATGCAACGGGTCTTGGGCTGGGCGTCTGGGCACAGGTACCCGCTCCCTATTCAACCTTACAAAATATTGAAACGTTGCCGAAAGCAATTCAGCATGAGTTTCGCTCCTATTTTAAGATTGAACAGAATCAGGTAATAGACGTTTTAAAATATCTGTGTTCCTATGTTCAGATCAAAATTTATGAATCATACTTTGCAAAATACCAGGCTTCACGCATCAAAAAAGTATATCTGAGTTGGTTTATGAATAATCACCACAATAAAGATACCGTGTTGCAAACGATCGACACAAAACCAACGCATTACAAAAATGATGTTTCAAAAAAACTAACCACATGGAACAAAACCGAGGTTTTCTGGACAACGTTGCCACCGGCTTCGCCATTCTTTGAAAATGAAGCTATGATAAATGTTTCAAATTTTGCATGGGATGGAGCAACACAGGTCGGAAATGAATATTGGATTGAGGCGCTTACCGCTTCAGCAGATCCGGCAGCTGCTGCAGCTTCGCACATAACCACC
- the dnaN gene encoding DNA polymerase III subunit beta — MQETFFIEQKPFLNILSSMQPVCTRRTTIETTNYILFKLSPKELVLKTTDLEISLQASYKINHSTYIDQISFMVHGKRIYEIVREMDGQITCSVKDGMIFLNTSSVSLSLNIKDPQEFPVFPERIENLMAFQPKELLDMISKVSFLIPQNNVHQALNGLLLEIDQTGLIMTTTDGHCLAQLKSDLYKLTDKKKWLIPRRAIYELKKIIESTEETQLFIGTCKNNLVFSGENFNFFTKLMVENFPQYESIVNQIGFKTAKIERNHLTKALRRASCLLSGQFIATKLHIKENKMDVSMENKEVGTLHETLEIMNFDGADFEIRFYAPYLLNGLQVFTTEKINFALHSASKPIIFKLTQENIDFVYLVMPVAPSHV, encoded by the coding sequence ATGCAGGAAACATTTTTCATTGAACAAAAACCATTCTTAAATATCTTATCTTCAATGCAACCAGTGTGTACAAGGCGCACAACGATTGAAACTACAAATTATATTCTCTTCAAGCTTTCGCCAAAAGAACTTGTATTAAAAACAACAGACCTTGAAATAAGCCTTCAAGCAAGTTACAAAATAAATCACTCGACTTATATTGATCAAATAAGCTTTATGGTTCATGGAAAAAGAATCTATGAAATTGTGCGCGAAATGGATGGCCAAATAACCTGTTCTGTGAAAGATGGTATGATTTTTTTGAACACCTCTTCAGTATCATTGAGTCTCAATATTAAAGATCCACAGGAATTCCCAGTCTTTCCAGAAAGAATTGAAAACTTGATGGCATTTCAACCAAAAGAACTACTTGATATGATATCAAAAGTATCATTTCTCATTCCACAAAACAATGTTCATCAAGCATTAAATGGACTCCTCCTTGAAATTGACCAAACTGGCCTAATTATGACAACAACAGATGGCCACTGCTTAGCCCAACTGAAATCTGACCTTTATAAACTTACAGATAAAAAAAAATGGCTTATACCAAGGCGTGCTATTTATGAGCTTAAAAAAATTATAGAGTCAACAGAAGAAACACAGCTCTTCATAGGAACATGTAAAAACAACCTTGTATTTTCAGGTGAAAATTTCAATTTTTTCACTAAACTAATGGTTGAAAATTTTCCACAATATGAATCAATAGTCAATCAAATTGGTTTTAAAACAGCAAAAATAGAAAGAAACCACTTAACAAAAGCATTAAGAAGAGCTAGTTGTTTACTATCCGGCCAATTTATCGCAACCAAGTTACACATTAAAGAAAACAAGATGGATGTCAGTATGGAAAACAAAGAAGTTGGAACCCTCCATGAAACACTAGAAATCATGAATTTTGATGGTGCCGATTTTGAAATAAGATTTTACGCACCATATCTCTTGAATGGTCTGCAAGTATTTACGACAGAAAAAATAAACTTCGCTCTCCATTCGGCAAGCAAACCTATCATATTCAAACTTACGCAAGAAAATATAGATTTTGTCTACCTTGTTATGCCAGTAGCTCCATCACATGTATAG